In one window of Macaca thibetana thibetana isolate TM-01 chromosome 5, ASM2454274v1, whole genome shotgun sequence DNA:
- the LOC126955665 gene encoding ubiquitin-conjugating enzyme E2 D2-like has protein sequence MALKRIHKELNDLAWDLPAQCSAGLVGEDMFHWQVTIMGPNDSPYQGGVFFLTIHFPTDYPFKPPKVAFTRIYHPNINSNGSICLDILRSQWSPAITISKVLLSICSLLCDPNPDDPLVPEIARIYKTDREKYNRIAREWTQKYAM, from the exons ATGGCTCTGAAGAGAATCCACAAGGAATTGAATGATCTGGCATGGGACCTTCCAGCACAGTGTTCAGCAGGTCTTGTTGGAGAAGATATGTTCCACTGGCAAGTTACAATAATGGGGCCAAATGACAGTCCCTATCAGGGTGGAGTATTTTTCTTGACAATTCATTTCCCAACAGATTACCCCTTCAAACCACCTAAGGTTGCATTTACAAGAATTTATCATCCAAATATTAACAGTAATGGCAGCATTTGTCTTGATATTCTACGGTCACAGTGGTCTCCagcaat caCTATTTCAAAAGTACTCTTGTCCATCTGTTCTCTGTTGTGTGATCCCAATCCAGATGATCCTTTAGTGCCTGAGATTGCTCGGATCTACAAAACAGATAGAGAAAAGTACAACAGAATAGCTCGGGAATGGACTCAGAAGTATGCGATGTAA